Proteins encoded by one window of Blautia luti:
- a CDS encoding substrate-binding domain-containing protein: MKKKLIAALLSAAMVVSAVPVFASDAAADEETTESSTESPVAGKKIAYIMYMSSATIFQMWSDSFTATAEKLGMEASTFFCNDNADTWKSTIEQCAQGGYDGLMVSHGGQEYAYDFLSGILEQYPDLKIVTFDTPFKDANGETAKIDGVTQFFQQDAGFAESLVQTILDMYPEKTEAGEPVNILQVQQGAGYNSPFDRRQTGYEPFETDGKIKTVERIAPIDDQNATSSMRDVTAATLQKYSADEIDGIWCCYDAYAQGVYQALREANSDIPMVSVDICNEDIQFMQEGKNWKACATTNWTSNGEFACRVLALEMADQYDDIAAASCYYEDPGAWMEIPSVIVTQEMVTSKDGINIENLAEVAGEDYSDTSWMPTCDWMEATLGH; this comes from the coding sequence ATGAAGAAAAAATTAATCGCAGCGTTACTCTCAGCAGCTATGGTGGTTTCAGCAGTACCTGTATTCGCAAGTGATGCGGCAGCAGACGAGGAAACAACAGAGAGCAGTACCGAATCTCCGGTAGCGGGCAAGAAGATAGCATATATCATGTACATGTCATCAGCAACTATCTTCCAGATGTGGTCGGATTCATTTACCGCAACAGCAGAGAAACTTGGTATGGAAGCAAGCACATTCTTCTGCAACGATAATGCAGATACATGGAAGAGCACCATTGAGCAGTGCGCACAGGGCGGATATGATGGATTAATGGTTTCTCATGGCGGTCAGGAATATGCTTATGATTTCCTGTCAGGAATTCTGGAACAGTATCCGGATTTAAAGATTGTTACATTTGATACCCCGTTTAAAGATGCAAACGGTGAAACTGCTAAGATCGATGGTGTTACACAGTTCTTCCAGCAGGATGCAGGATTTGCAGAATCTCTGGTTCAGACTATTCTCGATATGTATCCGGAGAAAACAGAAGCCGGCGAGCCTGTAAACATTCTTCAGGTTCAGCAGGGTGCTGGATATAACAGCCCGTTTGACCGTCGTCAGACAGGTTATGAACCATTTGAAACAGATGGAAAGATTAAGACTGTTGAAAGAATCGCACCGATCGATGATCAGAATGCTACATCATCCATGCGTGACGTTACAGCAGCTACATTACAGAAATACAGTGCAGACGAGATCGATGGTATCTGGTGCTGCTACGATGCATATGCACAGGGTGTATATCAGGCATTGCGTGAAGCAAACTCCGATATCCCAATGGTATCTGTAGATATCTGTAATGAAGATATTCAGTTCATGCAGGAAGGAAAGAACTGGAAAGCCTGCGCTACTACAAACTGGACATCTAACGGAGAATTTGCATGCCGTGTATTAGCACTTGAGATGGCAGATCAGTATGATGACATTGCAGCAGCTTCCTGCTACTATGAAGATCCGGGTGCATGGATGGAAATTCCTTCAGTTATCGTTACCCAGGAAATGGTTACTTCTAAGGACGGCATAAATATTGAAAACCTGGCAGAAGTTGCTGGAGAAGATTACTCCGATACTTCCTGGATGCCTACATGTGACTGGATGGAAGCAACACTTGGACACTAA
- a CDS encoding RbsD/FucU family protein yields MLRNIPPILSPELLKVLAEMGHGDRLVIGDANFAAASMAKNSILIRCDGLKATELMDAILTLMPLDDFVDKPVMIMDKEPRHADLECPVWDEFKQIVAKYDPRGADACGMISRKDFYKEAKEAYAVIATTETAFYACTILQKGCL; encoded by the coding sequence ATGTTAAGAAACATACCGCCAATCCTCTCACCTGAGCTCCTGAAGGTTCTGGCAGAAATGGGCCATGGAGACAGACTGGTGATCGGAGATGCCAATTTTGCAGCTGCATCAATGGCGAAAAACAGTATCCTCATCCGCTGTGATGGATTAAAGGCAACAGAACTTATGGATGCCATCCTGACACTGATGCCGCTGGATGATTTTGTAGACAAGCCTGTAATGATCATGGACAAAGAGCCGCGTCATGCTGACCTGGAATGCCCTGTATGGGACGAATTTAAACAGATCGTTGCCAAATATGATCCCAGAGGTGCAGATGCCTGCGGAATGATCTCCAGAAAGGATTTCTATAAAGAAGCGAAAGAAGCCTATGCAGTGATCGCCACTACGGAAACTGCATTTTATGCATGTACAATATTGCAAAAAGGCTGCCTTTGA
- a CDS encoding cysteine-rich small domain-containing protein has protein sequence MDKPYWEGKEYSYFSHKKCEFFPCHKGADPEDFNCLFCYCPLYALGDKCGGNFRYTDTGLKDCTNCQLPHKRRNYGYVTGKYQELAEMMKAVKNNQTEK, from the coding sequence ATGGATAAACCGTATTGGGAAGGTAAGGAGTATTCTTATTTCAGCCATAAGAAGTGTGAATTTTTTCCATGTCATAAAGGTGCGGATCCGGAAGATTTTAATTGTCTGTTCTGCTATTGTCCATTATATGCACTTGGAGATAAATGCGGTGGAAATTTCCGGTATACAGATACAGGACTGAAGGACTGTACGAACTGCCAGCTTCCTCATAAACGCAGGAATTACGGCTATGTAACAGGTAAATATCAGGAACTTGCAGAAATGATGAAAGCTGTAAAGAATAATCAGACAGAGAAATAA
- a CDS encoding NlpC/P60 family protein: MKKRIVCLTLALMMSTMQVVSVSASREDELREEQAITSQQLDATYSRMDELANAKAQLESEISELDSSLVSVMVSIDTLKNDIDNKEVDIIKTKQDLAKAQKARDTQYENMKKRIQCLYEQGGDTAWFQMMLNSEDLSDLLTRAENTQQMYEQDRKNLDKYVNTIEEVKNLKAQYESDKAELEEMKSSYEEQSYVLQCQIDEKKSASADYENEIAYAQQQATEYANLLAEQTAEIERLEAERIAAEEEARRQAEEEAARQAAEAAAAEAAEEEAEAEEADEETSDDVEYDEDGNVIEDTEDTSDDVEYDEDGNVIDNTDSSEDDTEETSDDVEYDEYGNVIDSDNTVSQEEYESQQSASSSESSSSSGSGSAVVDYATQFVGNPYVWGGTSLTNGADCSGFVQSVYANFGVSLPRTSYEQQNAGTEVSYADAQPGDLICYGGHVAIYMGNGQIVHASNSVDGIKISDNAAYRTIVSVRRLV, translated from the coding sequence ATGAAGAAAAGAATTGTATGTCTGACATTGGCGCTTATGATGAGCACAATGCAGGTTGTCAGTGTAAGCGCATCCAGAGAAGATGAATTAAGAGAAGAGCAGGCGATCACAAGCCAGCAGCTTGATGCTACCTATTCCCGTATGGATGAGCTGGCAAATGCGAAAGCACAGCTTGAGAGTGAAATCTCTGAACTGGATTCCAGCCTTGTGAGCGTAATGGTTTCCATTGACACTCTTAAGAACGATATTGATAATAAAGAAGTAGACATTATTAAAACCAAGCAGGATCTGGCGAAAGCACAGAAAGCCCGTGATACACAGTATGAGAACATGAAGAAACGTATCCAGTGTCTGTATGAACAGGGCGGAGACACTGCATGGTTCCAGATGATGTTGAATTCAGAGGATCTCAGTGATCTGCTCACAAGAGCTGAGAATACACAGCAGATGTATGAGCAGGACAGAAAGAACCTGGATAAATATGTAAATACTATTGAAGAAGTAAAGAATCTGAAAGCTCAGTATGAATCAGATAAAGCAGAACTGGAAGAAATGAAATCTTCTTATGAAGAACAGTCCTATGTACTGCAGTGTCAGATCGACGAGAAAAAATCTGCATCCGCAGACTATGAGAACGAGATCGCATATGCACAGCAGCAGGCTACAGAATATGCCAACCTTCTTGCAGAACAGACAGCAGAGATCGAGAGACTGGAAGCTGAGAGAATTGCAGCAGAGGAAGAGGCAAGACGCCAGGCTGAAGAAGAAGCAGCAAGGCAGGCGGCTGAGGCAGCAGCTGCAGAAGCAGCTGAAGAAGAAGCAGAAGCTGAGGAAGCAGACGAAGAAACTTCAGATGATGTAGAATATGATGAAGATGGAAATGTGATCGAAGATACAGAAGATACTTCAGATGATGTGGAATATGACGAAGACGGCAATGTGATCGATAACACAGATTCCTCTGAAGATGATACAGAAGAAACTTCTGACGATGTGGAATATGACGAGTACGGAAACGTGATCGATTCCGATAACACAGTATCCCAGGAGGAATATGAAAGCCAGCAGTCCGCTTCCAGCTCAGAAAGCTCTTCCTCTTCAGGATCAGGATCTGCTGTAGTGGATTACGCTACGCAGTTCGTAGGAAATCCGTATGTATGGGGTGGAACAAGCCTTACAAACGGTGCTGACTGCTCGGGTTTCGTACAGAGTGTATATGCCAACTTCGGTGTAAGCCTTCCGAGAACATCTTATGAACAGCAGAATGCAGGTACAGAAGTATCCTACGCAGATGCACAGCCAGGAGATCTGATCTGCTACGGCGGTCATGTAGCCATTTATATGGGCAACGGACAGATCGTACATGCGTCTAACTCCGTAGACGGTATCAAGATCAGTGATAATGCAGCATACAGAACAATTGTATCTGTAAGAAGACTGGTATAA
- a CDS encoding N-acetylmuramoyl-L-alanine amidase family protein codes for MQNVNKKFRSWGILLLLLFFAVGVSVLFNASDVQAKTKTGFVTINGKSYYIKEDGSKLKGWLELNGKKYYFNKSTGVQVKGWVKNSKGQKRYFSKGAGVMLTGWVTDSKGQKRYFNTRTGYMQTRWLTLKGRKYYFYSQSGVAACKTFLTDSKKNTRYFTSACYMLTGWAKNSKNESRYFESSDGIMAKGFTTLSGKTYYFNTRSGKMVTGWKTINYNKYYFDKSTGVMATGEVTINGKKYKFNSNGVMIDTTSPTGTKTIKNYLAGALQPVGKALYVWGGGWNDSTRKGISSTMTNFYNSQSSSYDYNNYRDLSTANRAKGFDCSGFVGWAAYQIMQSKSGIGSGYTVVSGEIGSLYKSNGWGSIRTQANLASSNWKVYPGDVGYDSGHTWIILGQCKDKSAVIVHSTPNAGVQISGTPTPSGSYSSQAITLAQKYMSRYAGYTKYDYHTSSGNYIRRGNYFRWNRSTLSDPDGYLNMTADQILADLFN; via the coding sequence ATGCAAAACGTTAACAAGAAGTTTAGAAGCTGGGGGATACTTCTGCTCCTGTTGTTTTTTGCTGTAGGGGTATCTGTACTTTTTAATGCTTCAGATGTGCAGGCGAAGACGAAGACCGGCTTTGTAACCATTAATGGCAAGTCATATTACATAAAAGAAGACGGTTCCAAGCTGAAAGGATGGCTGGAGCTGAACGGAAAGAAATACTATTTCAATAAGAGTACGGGCGTACAGGTAAAAGGATGGGTCAAGAACTCCAAAGGCCAGAAACGTTATTTCAGCAAGGGCGCAGGCGTGATGCTTACCGGATGGGTAACGGATTCCAAGGGCCAGAAGAGATATTTCAATACCAGAACCGGTTACATGCAGACAAGATGGCTCACATTGAAAGGCAGGAAATATTATTTCTACAGCCAGAGCGGCGTAGCTGCATGTAAGACATTCCTGACAGACAGTAAGAAAAATACAAGATATTTTACAAGTGCCTGCTATATGCTCACAGGATGGGCGAAGAATTCCAAGAATGAATCCAGATACTTCGAATCATCCGATGGTATTATGGCCAAAGGTTTTACAACCCTCAGTGGAAAGACCTACTATTTCAATACCCGCAGCGGTAAGATGGTCACAGGCTGGAAGACGATTAATTATAATAAATACTATTTTGATAAATCTACTGGTGTGATGGCTACCGGAGAGGTGACTATTAACGGCAAAAAGTATAAGTTTAATTCAAATGGTGTTATGATTGATACGACCAGTCCTACGGGCACAAAGACCATTAAGAACTATCTGGCAGGTGCACTGCAGCCAGTAGGAAAGGCTCTGTATGTATGGGGCGGCGGATGGAATGACTCCACCAGAAAAGGCATCAGTTCCACGATGACGAATTTCTATAACAGCCAGAGCAGCAGTTATGACTATAATAATTACAGAGATTTAAGTACAGCAAACAGAGCGAAAGGATTTGACTGTTCCGGTTTCGTGGGATGGGCAGCATATCAGATCATGCAGTCCAAGTCCGGTATCGGAAGCGGTTATACAGTAGTATCAGGAGAAATCGGAAGCCTGTATAAGTCCAATGGATGGGGAAGTATTCGCACACAGGCGAACCTGGCAAGCAGCAACTGGAAAGTATATCCAGGTGATGTTGGATATGACAGCGGTCATACATGGATCATTCTGGGACAGTGCAAAGATAAGAGTGCAGTGATCGTTCACTCTACACCGAATGCAGGTGTACAGATTTCAGGTACCCCGACACCAAGTGGAAGCTATTCCAGCCAGGCGATCACACTGGCTCAGAAATATATGTCCAGATATGCCGGATATACCAAATATGATTACCATACTTCCAGTGGTAACTATATCCGAAGAGGTAATTATTTCAGATGGAACAGAAGCACTCTTTCTGATCCGGATGGATACCTGAACATGACAGCAGATCAGATTCTTGCAGATCTTTTTAACTGA
- a CDS encoding diaminopimelate dehydrogenase, giving the protein MSIRIGILGYGNLGRGVECAIKHNPDLELVAVFTRRDPQTVKVLTETASVYSVNDAEKMKDKIDVLIICGGSATDLPKQTPEYVKYFNVIDSFDTHAKIPQHFEAVDKAAKESGHVGIISVGWDPGMFSLNRLYANAILTNGKDYTFWGKGVSQGHSDAIRRIKGVKDGKQYTIPVEAALEAVRNGENPELTTRQKHTRECFVVAEEGADLAQIENEIKTMPNYFDEYDTTVHFITEEELKRDHSGIPHGGFVIRSGKTGWNDENSHVIEYSLKLDSNPEFTSSVLAAYARAAYRMSKEGQTGAKTVFDVAPAYLSAADGAELRKHLL; this is encoded by the coding sequence ATGAGTATTCGTATTGGTATTTTAGGCTATGGCAACCTTGGCCGTGGTGTAGAGTGTGCCATCAAACATAATCCGGATCTGGAGCTTGTGGCAGTGTTCACACGCCGTGATCCTCAGACAGTAAAGGTCCTTACAGAAACAGCTTCTGTATATTCTGTAAATGACGCGGAGAAAATGAAAGACAAGATCGATGTTCTGATCATCTGCGGAGGAAGTGCTACAGATCTTCCGAAACAGACCCCTGAATATGTAAAATATTTCAATGTTATTGACAGTTTTGACACTCATGCAAAGATCCCGCAGCATTTCGAAGCAGTAGATAAAGCTGCCAAAGAGAGCGGACATGTAGGAATCATCTCTGTTGGCTGGGATCCGGGAATGTTCTCCCTGAACCGTCTTTATGCAAATGCGATCCTGACAAACGGAAAAGATTATACATTCTGGGGCAAAGGTGTCAGCCAGGGACATTCTGATGCTATCCGCCGTATCAAAGGCGTAAAAGACGGAAAACAATATACAATCCCTGTAGAAGCAGCTCTGGAAGCTGTACGTAACGGAGAGAATCCGGAACTTACAACCAGACAGAAACATACCAGAGAGTGCTTCGTAGTAGCTGAAGAAGGCGCGGATCTGGCTCAGATCGAGAATGAGATCAAGACAATGCCGAACTATTTCGACGAATATGATACAACTGTACACTTCATTACAGAGGAGGAACTGAAACGTGACCACAGCGGAATCCCACACGGCGGATTCGTGATCAGAAGCGGTAAAACAGGATGGAATGATGAGAACAGTCATGTGATCGAATACAGCCTGAAACTAGATTCCAACCCGGAATTCACGTCTTCTGTACTCGCTGCCTATGCAAGAGCTGCATACCGCATGAGCAAAGAAGGACAGACAGGTGCCAAGACCGTATTTGATGTAGCACCTGCATATTTAAGTGCCGCAGACGGAGCAGAACTGAGAAAACATCTCCTGTAA
- a CDS encoding J domain-containing protein, giving the protein MIDPYSILGVDRNASDDEIKKAYRKLSRKYHPDANINNPNKEQAEEKFKQVQQAYEQIMREKEQGSGYGSYGGGFGGFSGFSGQTENSYQDEEAIRRQAAANYIQSGHYREAMNVLQSLEQRNGQWYYLSSMANMGLGNNVNALNDIREAVRQEPDNAQYRMLLQQMEGGGTWYQEMQNPFGGMPTGGDDYCMKLCLANLACSLCCPGGGVFCC; this is encoded by the coding sequence ATGATTGATCCGTACAGTATACTGGGAGTGGACAGAAATGCATCAGATGATGAGATAAAAAAGGCCTACCGTAAGTTAAGCCGTAAGTATCATCCGGATGCCAATATCAATAATCCGAATAAAGAGCAGGCAGAAGAAAAATTTAAACAGGTACAGCAAGCATATGAGCAGATCATGCGTGAAAAAGAGCAGGGCAGCGGATATGGCAGCTATGGCGGCGGATTTGGTGGATTCAGTGGTTTTTCCGGACAGACAGAAAACAGCTATCAGGATGAAGAAGCCATACGCAGACAGGCAGCAGCCAATTATATCCAGAGCGGTCATTACAGGGAAGCTATGAATGTACTGCAGTCTCTGGAACAGCGTAATGGACAATGGTATTATCTGTCCTCCATGGCGAATATGGGCCTGGGAAACAATGTAAATGCCTTGAACGATATCCGGGAAGCCGTGCGCCAGGAACCGGATAATGCACAGTACCGGATGCTTCTTCAGCAGATGGAGGGCGGAGGAACCTGGTATCAGGAAATGCAGAATCCTTTTGGCGGCATGCCCACTGGAGGGGATGATTACTGTATGAAACTCTGTCTGGCGAACCTTGCCTGCAGTCTGTGCTGCCCGGGAGGTGGCGTGTTCTGCTGTTGA
- a CDS encoding DUF5685 family protein — protein sequence MFGYVVMNKPEIRFKDFDLYRSFYCGLCRELREKYGISGQISLTYDMTFVVILLSALYELPTLKGTTRCVIHPVQKQQVRKNAATEYGADMNILLTYYKCRDDWEDEKKAAALGYAKILQGKNKKLSRHYPEKAAKIRQLLHELSAMEQAGEKDIDRMSGCFGRIMEEILAWKPDVWENTLRRMGFYLGKFIYLLDAYDDVEKDVKSGNYNPFSEKYKMKGFDGQVQQLLIMMMAQTCREFEKLPIIQYTDILRNILYSGVWCRFEAIRKQRKEAGEREHD from the coding sequence ATGTTTGGTTATGTGGTGATGAACAAACCGGAGATCCGTTTTAAGGATTTTGACCTGTACAGATCCTTTTACTGCGGATTGTGCAGAGAACTGAGAGAGAAATACGGAATATCCGGTCAGATATCCCTGACCTATGACATGACATTTGTAGTTATTCTGCTCAGTGCCCTTTATGAGCTGCCTACGCTGAAGGGAACTACCCGCTGCGTGATCCACCCGGTACAGAAACAGCAGGTAAGAAAGAATGCCGCTACAGAATACGGCGCTGATATGAACATCCTTCTTACTTATTATAAATGCAGAGACGACTGGGAAGATGAGAAAAAGGCTGCAGCACTGGGATATGCGAAGATCCTTCAGGGCAAAAATAAAAAACTGAGCCGGCATTATCCGGAAAAGGCAGCGAAGATCCGGCAGCTTCTTCATGAACTGTCGGCAATGGAGCAGGCAGGGGAAAAGGATATAGACAGGATGTCCGGCTGCTTTGGCAGGATCATGGAAGAAATCCTGGCATGGAAACCGGATGTCTGGGAGAATACCCTGAGACGGATGGGATTTTATCTGGGAAAATTTATCTATCTTCTGGATGCCTATGATGATGTGGAAAAAGATGTGAAAAGTGGAAATTACAATCCCTTTTCAGAGAAATATAAAATGAAAGGGTTTGACGGGCAGGTACAGCAGCTTCTGATCATGATGATGGCACAGACCTGCAGAGAATTTGAGAAGCTTCCTATTATACAATATACGGATATTCTGAGAAATATTCTTTACTCCGGTGTGTGGTGCCGTTTTGAAGCCATCCGGAAACAGCGGAAGGAAGCAGGGGAGAGAGAACATGATTGA
- a CDS encoding flavin reductase family protein, translating into MSFKEVNPSELNMNPFTTIGKDWLLITAGNEEKCNTMTASWGAMGVMWGKNAVTVYIRPQRYTKEFVDREDTFTISVLGKEYRKALNYCGTVSGKGSDKIKDAGLTPYYTDGTAGIEEADMIMVCRKMYHDEIKPECFDAPENDGKWYPEKDYHTMYIAEVLKVLVRE; encoded by the coding sequence ATGAGTTTTAAAGAAGTGAATCCATCAGAACTGAATATGAATCCGTTTACAACTATCGGAAAGGACTGGCTGCTAATCACAGCAGGTAATGAAGAAAAATGCAATACCATGACAGCAAGCTGGGGAGCCATGGGTGTAATGTGGGGAAAAAATGCAGTAACTGTATACATTCGTCCACAGAGATATACCAAGGAATTTGTAGACAGAGAGGATACATTTACAATCTCTGTTCTTGGTAAGGAGTACAGAAAAGCACTGAATTACTGCGGAACTGTATCAGGAAAAGGATCAGATAAGATCAAAGATGCAGGGCTGACTCCGTATTATACAGACGGAACAGCAGGGATCGAAGAAGCAGATATGATCATGGTATGCAGAAAAATGTATCATGACGAGATCAAACCGGAGTGTTTTGACGCACCGGAAAACGACGGAAAATGGTATCCTGAGAAAGATTATCATACCATGTATATTGCAGAAGTTCTGAAAGTTCTTGTAAGAGAGTAA
- a CDS encoding class I SAM-dependent rRNA methyltransferase, giving the protein MGMAVVTLKKGEGRLLKSGGMWIFDNEIDTIMGSFSNGDLVLIHDFDGYPLGKGFINTNSKITVRLLTRDEHVEIDEAFLEKRVRDAWEYRKKVVDTGSCRLIFAEADFLPGIVVDKFSDVLVVQSLALGIDRFKETIIELLKKVLAEDGIQIRGVYERSDVKVRKQEGMELVKGFIGPEFPTLVQIEENGVKYEVDVKDGQKTGFFLDQKYNRLAIQKLCKGARVLDCFTHTGSFALNAGIAGAASVTGVDASQLAVDQATDNAALNGLSDTVKFICEDVFELLPELEEKGEKFDVVILDPPAFTKSRNSIKNAVKGYREINLRAMKLVKDGGYLATCSCSHFMDYELFTRTIGQAAKNVHKRLRQVEYRTQAPDHPILWAADESYYLKFYIFQVCNDK; this is encoded by the coding sequence ATGGGAATGGCAGTGGTAACGCTGAAAAAAGGAGAAGGAAGACTTCTGAAATCCGGCGGAATGTGGATTTTTGATAATGAGATAGATACGATCATGGGAAGCTTTAGCAACGGAGATCTGGTTCTGATACATGACTTCGATGGATATCCGCTGGGAAAGGGATTTATAAATACCAATTCCAAAATTACAGTACGTCTTCTCACAAGAGATGAACATGTGGAGATTGATGAAGCATTTCTGGAGAAGAGAGTGCGGGATGCATGGGAATACCGTAAGAAAGTTGTAGATACAGGAAGCTGCAGACTGATTTTCGCAGAGGCAGATTTCCTTCCCGGGATCGTGGTGGATAAGTTCTCTGATGTGCTGGTTGTACAGTCACTGGCTCTGGGAATCGATCGTTTTAAAGAAACAATTATAGAACTTCTGAAGAAAGTTCTGGCTGAGGACGGCATCCAGATCCGTGGTGTTTATGAGAGAAGCGATGTGAAAGTCAGAAAGCAGGAAGGCATGGAGCTGGTGAAGGGCTTCATCGGACCGGAGTTCCCTACACTGGTACAGATCGAAGAGAACGGCGTCAAATATGAAGTAGATGTAAAAGACGGACAGAAAACAGGATTTTTCCTGGATCAGAAATATAACAGACTGGCGATCCAGAAATTATGTAAGGGAGCCAGAGTGCTGGATTGCTTTACCCATACCGGATCTTTCGCACTGAATGCAGGGATTGCAGGTGCTGCAAGTGTTACAGGTGTGGATGCTTCCCAGCTTGCAGTGGATCAGGCCACAGACAATGCTGCACTGAATGGCTTATCCGACACTGTGAAATTTATCTGTGAGGATGTATTTGAACTTCTCCCTGAACTGGAAGAAAAGGGAGAGAAATTCGATGTGGTCATCCTGGATCCCCCTGCATTTACCAAGTCCAGAAATTCCATAAAAAATGCAGTAAAGGGTTACCGTGAGATTAATCTCCGTGCCATGAAACTTGTGAAGGACGGCGGTTATCTGGCAACCTGTTCCTGCTCTCATTTCATGGATTATGAACTTTTTACCAGAACCATCGGACAGGCTGCGAAGAATGTACACAAACGCCTTCGTCAGGTGGAATACAGAACCCAGGCACCGGATCATCCGATCCTGTGGGCAGCAGATGAATCTTACTATCTGAAATTCTATATTTTCCAGGTATGTAATGATAAATAG
- a CDS encoding GNAT family N-acetyltransferase yields the protein MTQKMHQVKSKVGNARDIFLIRQATQEDVPGIMDIMAEAAADQEHPDWFVSDDEAYVREHISEHGYTIVARTVDGQTAGFFIVKYPEGEDNLGHYLDMEEEALGQVVVMDSTVVCSDYRGAGLQGRMLQAAEARIDKEKFHYLMCTIHPDNQFSRQNMESQGYEVKKITKCYGGLDRCILVKCI from the coding sequence ATGACACAGAAGATGCATCAGGTGAAGAGTAAAGTAGGAAATGCGCGGGATATTTTCCTGATCAGGCAGGCCACGCAGGAGGATGTTCCTGGGATCATGGATATTATGGCAGAAGCGGCAGCAGACCAGGAACATCCGGACTGGTTCGTTTCTGATGATGAAGCTTATGTAAGGGAACATATTTCAGAACACGGATATACGATCGTAGCTCGGACTGTTGATGGACAGACTGCAGGATTTTTTATCGTGAAATATCCTGAGGGAGAAGACAATTTGGGACATTATCTGGATATGGAAGAAGAAGCACTTGGTCAGGTGGTTGTGATGGATTCAACTGTAGTATGCAGTGATTATCGTGGGGCAGGACTGCAGGGAAGGATGCTGCAAGCAGCAGAAGCACGGATAGATAAAGAAAAATTTCATTATCTCATGTGCACCATCCATCCGGATAATCAGTTCAGCAGACAGAATATGGAGAGCCAGGGCTACGAAGTGAAAAAGATTACCAAATGTTATGGCGGTCTGGACAGATGCATTCTTGTAAAATGCATTTAA